In Terriglobia bacterium, the DNA window TTATATCTCCAGACCGAGCTCGCCAAAAATCCTCGCAGCAAGAAACGGCGGTCGCAGCTTCAGAACAAGGTCCGCGATTTGGAAGTAAGTCTGTGGTTTTCGCTTTCCGACTATTCCGAGGAATATCGGACGCTGAAAACCTGGCTGCGTCAGGCATTCAAAGCCAAAACCGAGATGGTCGAGGCCAATCTTCGTCTCGTTATTTCCATCGCGAAGAAATACACGAATCGCGGTCTGTCGTTTCTCGACCTGATCCAGGAAGGAAACATGGGACTGATGAAGGCGGTCGAGAAGTTTGAGTATCGGCGCGGATACAAGTTTTCGACCTATGCGACTTGGTGGATTCGCCAGGCGATTACCCGGTCCATCGCCGACCAGGCGCGCACGATCCGAATTCCCGTGCACATGATCGAGACGATCAACAAACTCTTGCGCGTGCAAAAACAGCTGGTGCAGGAGTACGGGCGGGAGCCCACGCCTGAAGAAGTAGCTGAGGAAGTTTTGCTGCCAGTGGACCGGGTTCGAGCCGTGCTAAAGATGGCGCAGCAACCGATCTCGCTGCAGTCACCGGTAGGCGAGAGCGAGGAAACCAACTTTGGTGATTTCATCGAGGACAGGGGCGCCGAAAACCCGAGCGACATGACTGCGATCGTTTTGCTCAAGGAAAAGATCAAGGATGTCCTGGAAACGCTCACCGACCGAGAACGGCAAGTCCTCGAGCAACGGTTCGGCCTTGTCGACGGTTACAGCCGAACGTTGGAAGAAGTGGGCCGGCAGTTCCAGGTCACTCGCGAGCGGATCCGCCAGATCGAGGCAAAGGCCTTGCG includes these proteins:
- the rpoD gene encoding RNA polymerase sigma factor RpoD; translated protein: MPAIGVTGLYSTVEVQARIRELIKLAKEQGYLTFDDLNEALPEGVTDADELDLILTRLRRLEIDIIEASEVDRYRDGKKDVDEEEEEEEGRAAPKVDILDDPVRMYLKQMGQVPLLTRDQEVQISKRIEEAEAMVQKHLSRFGFVARGHLDLAQKLIEGRERFDRVILDKKIESRERYMKHLPRLCKQVGQLSASIDRHFSELVRDLSKKASQKRRALQRTMATLQKIYPRFYLKQRVTEEFVHLADEAHHTSLYLQTELAKNPRSKKRRSQLQNKVRDLEVSLWFSLSDYSEEYRTLKTWLRQAFKAKTEMVEANLRLVISIAKKYTNRGLSFLDLIQEGNMGLMKAVEKFEYRRGYKFSTYATWWIRQAITRSIADQARTIRIPVHMIETINKLLRVQKQLVQEYGREPTPEEVAEEVLLPVDRVRAVLKMAQQPISLQSPVGESEETNFGDFIEDRGAENPSDMTAIVLLKEKIKDVLETLTDRERQVLEQRFGLVDGYSRTLEEVGRQFQVTRERIRQIEAKALRKMRHPTRIRQLEGFLEAPGI